One genomic segment of Mytilus galloprovincialis chromosome 5, xbMytGall1.hap1.1, whole genome shotgun sequence includes these proteins:
- the LOC143074983 gene encoding uncharacterized protein LOC143074983, protein MTMTATAFIMYSLANIVGILLFWLYKKRDKREKKPSESEELENATVRRRRLKHQPSLLALLGLSHTYNDRSFCPIEDHFHSFTEVSEACKRAGLEKCGLIIGIDFTASNEWQGRKTFSSQCLHKIIPGKIYNPYQKVVSIIGQTLEPFDDDNLIPTYGFGDSLTNDEDVFSFHSNGNACKGFSEVLHKYNEYATNLQFSGPTNFEPIINKAIEIVKLRKSYHILIIIADGQVTEESRTIQAIVRASEYPLSIVVVGVGDGPWDIMEDYDDFLPNRKFDNFQFVNYHSVTSKTKNPDASLALNVMMEIPHQYKIIKALDYLNTIQTVKSDV, encoded by the coding sequence ATGACCATGACAGCCACTGCATTTATTATGTACAGTCTCGCCAATATTGTCGGAATACTTCTGTTCTGGCTTTATAAAAAGAGAGACAAGAGGGAGAAAAAACCATCGGAATCAGAGGAATTAGAAAATGCAACAGTTCGTAGAAGACGTTTAAAACATCAGCCATCTTTACTCGCCTTACTGGGTCTTTCACATACATATAATGACAGGTCATTTTGTCCAATAGAAGATCATTTTCATAGTTTTACAGAAGTCAGTGAAGCGTGTAAGAGAGCAGGATTAGAAAAATGTGGTTTGATCATTGGGATTGATTTTACAGCGAGCAATGAGTGGCAGGGCCGTAAAACTTTCAGTAGTCAGTGCCTTCATAAAATCATTCCAGGAAAAATTTATaatccatatcaaaaagtggtgTCCATCATTGGTCAAACGCTTGAGCCGTTTGATGATGATAATCTTATTCCTACTTATGGATTTGGAGATTCCTTAACTAATGACGAAGACGTGTTTAGTTTCCATAGCAATGGGAATGCATGTAAAGGATTTTCAGAAGTTTTGcataaatataatgaatatgCAACAAATCTTCAGTTTAGTGGACCAACAAATTTTGAACCAATTATAAACAAAGCTATAGAAATTGTAAAGTTACGAAAATCTTATCATATACTTATCATCATTGCAGACGGTCAAGTGACGGAGGAATCACGAACAATTCAGGCCATCGTTAGGGCATCGGAATATCCTCTGAGTATTGTTGTCGTTGGTGTTGGTGATGGACCATGGGATATTATGGAGGATTATGATGATTTTTTACCGAATAGAAAATTCGACAACTTTCAGTTCGTAAATTATCATTCTGttacatcaaaaacaaaaaaccctGATGCAAGTTTAGCATTAAATGTTATGATGGAAATTCCTCATCAATATAAGATTATAAAAGCTTTAGACTATTTAAACACAATACAAACTGTCAAGTCAGATGTATGA